Genomic segment of Triticum dicoccoides isolate Atlit2015 ecotype Zavitan unplaced genomic scaffold, WEW_v2.0 scaffold71133, whole genome shotgun sequence:
GGCCCCTGTGATGCCGCCAACACCAACATCGGTGACTTCGATGCCAGCACCGACCCCCGTTTCTCCAACGCCAACTCCGGTGGCCCCAACACCGACTCCTATGATACCGCCATCACCAACCCTTGTGACTCCGATGCCAGCACCAACCCCTGTCTCTCCAACGCCAATCCCGGTGGCCCCAACACCGACCCTCGTGATGCCGCCAGCACCCACCCCTGTGACTCCGACGCCACCCCCAGCCCCGGCCCCAGCGCCGGCTACATCGACCGGCAAGTGCCCCGTGGACACACTGAAGCTACTTGCGTGCGTGGACGCGCTCAATGGGCTGTTGCACGTGGTGATCGGCAGTAGCGCCAGGAATACATGTTGCCTGCTGTTGTCCGGCGTTGCCGACCTCGACACTGCTCTCTGCCTTTGCACCACCATCAAGGTCAAGGCCCTCAACATCAACCTCATGCTGCCCATCGCCATCGAGGTGCTCGTCAACCAGTGCGGCAAGAGAGTGCCGAAAGACTTCCGCTGCCCTAATTAAGCTCCATAGATTACTATATGTACTATCAGTATCACCTGCATATGAATGTGATACATGCATTAAATTCTCTTGTGTGGTCACACAGGTGACATATCGAAGTGTAATAATCTATATGTACATGGATTTGCAGCTCTGACTCGCTACTTGTGACGGGGAGCTGTGGAGCAT
This window contains:
- the LOC119347633 gene encoding 36.4 kDa proline-rich protein-like — translated: MPPTPTSVTSMPAPTPVSPTPTPVAPTPTPMIPPSPTLVTPMPAPTPVSPTPIPVAPTPTLVMPPAPTPVTPTPPPAPAPAPATSTGKCPVDTLKLLACVDALNGLLHVVIGSSARNTCCLLLSGVADLDTALCLCTTIKVKALNINLMLPIAIEVLVNQCGKRVPKDFRCPN